The following nucleotide sequence is from Psychroserpens sp. Hel_I_66.
ATGGAATAAATCTTGGGCTCATTCAAGAAGAATTTGCTTTAGAATATTTGATAAATCTGGTTAGGGATTCTATTCAAACAAAAACGTATAATGCATTACAAAGCACTCAAGACAGATTAAGTTATTTGAGATCTTTAGCTATAAACACTCTAATTACAGAGGCAGTTGAGATTTTTATGCAACACGAAGAGTCTATCCTTAACGGAGAATTCTCTAAAGCTATAATAGATTTTAGTGCTTATGAAGCTCAAATTAATGACATCATAAAATTGAGTGTTTCAAATATATACCAATCCAAAGACGTTATTGACAAAGAGATTGTTGGATATAAGGTTATTAATGAACTTTTAAATATCTTTACAAAAGCTGTATCTAATAATATAACCAACGAACTTTCAAATTTTGATAAGTTAATTATGAAAGTTTTGGAGCCTTATGTAGACTTAGATAACAACAATATTTATGATAATTTATTATCTGTATGTTTTTATGTTTCAAAAATGTCAGATTCTAATGCGATGCTAACCTATCAAAAATTAAAAGGAAACCATTTATAAATAAAAATTGAAAAAGCATGAAAAGAAAATTATTAGTATTTACCTCTCTATTGGCTTTGTTGCTGATTTTTGGTTTAGTTTTTAAAACTAGTTCACAAAAAGACGACACAGAAGCTCTAAGAGAAAAACACACATCTTTTTTAGAGAATAGTCCTTTTAAAGAGACCCAAAAATTATCAAGAAAAGAAAGAAAGGCAATGGGCTTACCTCCAAATGCTTATAATGAGCAATTATGGGAGCTAACCATGAATCCTGCACTAGGAAGACCAACTCCCGAAGTGGCATTAGCTATTCAAGAGGAATTAAAAGCAGAAAGAGAAGCCTTAAGAGGTGTTGGCGGTGATAATTCTAATCCGTGGATAGATAGAGGACCAAATAATCAAGGTGGTAGAACAAGAGGTCTTATGTTTGACCCTAACGATATAAACAATGCGAATCCAGCAGATGATTATACAAGAGTATTTGCAGGAGGTGTATCTGGTGGATTGTGGGTGAATGACGATATCACTGATCCAGATTCTTCATGGACTTTGGTATCTGGGATTCAAGAAAATATTTCTGTAACAGTTATAGTTTCAGATCCAAATGATAGTAATAAGTTTTATGTTGGTTCTGGAGAACCATATATAGGAGCAGATGGTGCTGCTGTAGGTAGAGGTGTTTACAGATCGTTAGATGGTGGTTTGACTTGGGAGAATGTATTTGGAGGATTTACTGGAGTTAGCAATAGCGGACAGGATATCGATGGTATATTTTACGTCAGTGATATCATTGCAAGAGATAATGGTGGTGTTACAGAGCTGTACGCAGCTTTCCCTAGTGGTCGATTTGTGGAAGCTTCAGCTCCAAATAATTTTTTAGGAGGAAATAGTAGAGGTCTTTATAAATCTGTTGATGACGGAGAAACATGGACTCGCTTTGATATTCAATTTACCAACGGAACATATAAAAACCCAAATGATATTGAACTGGATGTCAATAATAATATTTGGTTAACAACCACCTCTAATGAATTGGGACAAGGTGGAGGAGATATTTGGAGATCGACAGATGGCAATTCATTTAGTTTTGTTAGAGGATTTGGCGCATCAGACAGAACAGAATTAGAACCACACCCGACTAATCCTAATATATTTTGGCTTGTATGCAATATTAATGGACAAGCTGATATTTTTATGACTACAGATGCTTTTGCTACTGATGAAAATGTTTCAGTAGTAAACGAGCCAAATGATGTTGATGCAGGAATCCCTGCAACAGATTACACTAGAGGTCAAGCATTTTACGATTTGCCTGTAGAAGCAGATATAAATGGCAACCTTTATGTAGGAGGTATTGATTTATTCAGGTCTACTAACTCTGGTAATACATGGACACAAGTTTCTAAATGGTCCAATAATAATAATTTAAATAATCTAGATGTACCGTTAGTACATGCAGATCAACATGCTATTGTATTTAGACCAGGAACAAATGGTGCAGAAGCTATTTTAGGTAATGACGGTGGTGTTTATTATACAGCAGATATAGCGAATGCAGTTGGCAACCCTGATGCAATCCAAAGTAGAAATAAAGATTATAATACTATTCAATTTTATAATGGTTCGATTGATCAGTCAACTCCAAACACCAATATAGCTGGAGGAACACAGGACAATGGCACTCAGTTTGCTCTTAACGCTAATCCTGGTGCTAATGGATTTTTTGACGCCTTAGGAGGCGATGGTGGTTATACAGAGTTTGGTGAAGATGGAAATTATATCATTACTAATTATCCGGGAAACAGTGCTTTTTTTATTAGTTTGCCAAGTTTTACGAATTTCACGAATATTTCAACATTTGGAGGAGGTAATTTTATTAATGAAGCTGTGCTAGATAAAAATTTAGATATACTATATACAAATGCAACAAGTAATGCCAATGGGATTGCTATTGAACGTATTTCAAACTTTTTACCAGGTGGCCCAGCAACAGATAATGATTTATTGACATCGGGACAATTTAATAGCATTCCAAGCACATTAAAAGTCTCTCCTTTCTCAACATCATCAACAACGTTATTTGTTGGTTTAAGAAGTGGTCGGTTACTACGTGGCTCATTAGCTAATATAACCAATCCTTTTTTTGTGAATATAACTGGTCCAGGATTTGTTGGAAGTATTTCAGATATTGAGTTTGGCCAAAGTCAACAAGAGATTTTTGTTACCATGTACAATTATGGTGTTCAAAGTATTTGGTCAACAAGTGATGGAGGTGCAACTTGGACAGGAATTGAAGGTAATTTACCTGATCTTCCAGTGAGATGTATTCTTCAAAATCCATTAATTCCTGAGGAATTAATTATTGGTACTGAGTTTGGAGTATGGGCTACACCAGATTATACTGTTGCGAATCCTGTGTGGATTCAAGCCTTTAATGGGATGAGTGACGTTACAGTTACAGATCTAGACCTGAAGTCCTCAGATAACACTATTTTAGCATCAACATTTGGTCGTGGATTTTTCACCAGCCAATTCACAAGTCAACCACTTAGCGTCTTAGAAAGCGAATATAATGCTAACGTTGTCACTCTTTTTCCAACAATCTCCAATGGTGAAGTTACCATTAAATCTGAAAGAGATTTAGGTGATGCAAACATTAGTATTTTCAATATTAGCGGACAAAAAGTATTTAATACAACGTCTTATTTATCTGCTTCAAATACAGATTTAAATCTAAATTTGAATTCCGGAATTTACTTTGTTAATATTACTGTTGGTAATTTTTCAGAAACTAAAAAAATTATCATTAAATAAACAAGATATTGAACATAATTAAAAGGGAACTGTAATAGTTCCCTTTTTTAATTCAATGCATTTCATCGAATAAATTTGTGTTTTACCGATAAATACATATATTTGTTTAACCATAATCTTAAACACCTACAACTATGAGAAAGAATATTTTAGGAGCTGCAGTCATATTTTTCGTAACAATAGCATTCCTATTAGTGCTTAAAGATATTACGAGTAATGGCAATCATGAACCTGTACAGAATAATGTAGTTGTAGAGGATTCAAATGAAGATACTAATATTGCGACATTAGATGAACAATAGTAGCATTAAATAAAATACTTAAACTTTCAGCATCAATCTTCAAAGATTGATGTTGTTGTTTTACAGAGGCGTGTTCAATGAAATTATCACTTACACCTAATACTTTTACCGGAATATTATAGTTTTTCGCAGAAGCAAATTCTAAAATAGCACTTCCAAAACCTCCGGTAACTACTCCATCTTCAATAGATATAACAGTTTTATAAAATTTAAAAATTTCATCCAACAAATCTTTATCCAAAGGTTTTACAAAACGCATATCATAATGGGAAATAGCCTCAGCATAATTAACTTCACTAATAGCTTCTTCTACATTTGAAGCCATAACTCCAAAGCTTAAAACAGCAATAAGATTTCCTTTTTTTAATTGAATCCCTTTTCCAATTTTTAATTCTGAAAATGGCACTCTCCAATCAATAATAGATCCTCGACCTCTAGGATAACGAATCGCAATGGGATGTTTTAAACCCAATTGCGCTGTATACATAATATTACGCAACTCAACTTCATTTCTTGGCGCACAAATAATCATATTTGGAATACATCTTAAATACGCTATATCAAATACACCATGATGCGTTGCACCATCTTCTCCTACCAATCCAGCACGATCCAAACAGAAAATCACAGGAAGATTCTGAAGCGCAACATCATGAATAACTTGATCATAAGCACGCTGCAAAAATGTAGAATAAATATTACAAAACACTATCAATCCTTGGGTTGCCATACCCGCAGCCAAAGTAACTGCGTGTTGCTCTGCAATCCCGACATCAAAGGCGCGATCTGGTATTTGGGCCATCATAAATTTTAAGGAACTTCCCGTAGGCATCGCAGGTGTAATCCCCACAATATTTTTATTTAAGTTAGCAAGCTCAACAATAGTATGGCCAAATACATCTTGAAACTTTGGTGCTTCCACTATTTTTTTCTTCGGAAAAACATCTCCTGTAACAGAATCAAATTTACCAGGAGCATGATAGGTTACTTGGTCATCCTCAGCTTGCTTTAATCCTTTTCCTTTGGTTGTTATAACGTGCAGAAACTTGGGCCCCTTAACTGTTTTTAAACGCTCCAGTTCTAAAATCAATGCTTTGAAATCATGTCCATCAATAGGACCGGAATAATCAAAATTCAACGCCTCAAAAATATTATCCTGCTTTTCTTTTCCTTTTTTAACATTGGTCAAATATTGCTTTAAAGCACCAACACTTGGATCAATACCAATAGCATTGTCATTTAAGATGACCAATAAATTTGCAGTGGTAACTCCAGCGTGATTTAATCCTTCAAAAGCCATTCCGCTGGCAATAGACGCATCACCAATTACTGCAATATGCTGTTTATCTTCTCCTTTTAATTGAGATGCAATTGCCATTCCCAAAGCTGCAGAAATTGAAGTCGAAGAATGCCCAACACCAAAAGTGTCATACTCACTTTCTTCACGATTTGGAAATCCACTTAAGCCTCCTTGTTGGCGATTAGTATGAAAAATATTCTTTCTGCCAGTTAAGATCTTATGTCCATAAGCTTGATGGCCAACATCCCAAATGAGTTGGTCATTTGGTGTATCAAAAACATAATGCAAAGCTAAAGTTAATTCCACCACACCTAGACTAGCACCAAGATGACCTTCTTTAGTGG
It contains:
- a CDS encoding T9SS type A sorting domain-containing protein; translated protein: MKRKLLVFTSLLALLLIFGLVFKTSSQKDDTEALREKHTSFLENSPFKETQKLSRKERKAMGLPPNAYNEQLWELTMNPALGRPTPEVALAIQEELKAEREALRGVGGDNSNPWIDRGPNNQGGRTRGLMFDPNDINNANPADDYTRVFAGGVSGGLWVNDDITDPDSSWTLVSGIQENISVTVIVSDPNDSNKFYVGSGEPYIGADGAAVGRGVYRSLDGGLTWENVFGGFTGVSNSGQDIDGIFYVSDIIARDNGGVTELYAAFPSGRFVEASAPNNFLGGNSRGLYKSVDDGETWTRFDIQFTNGTYKNPNDIELDVNNNIWLTTTSNELGQGGGDIWRSTDGNSFSFVRGFGASDRTELEPHPTNPNIFWLVCNINGQADIFMTTDAFATDENVSVVNEPNDVDAGIPATDYTRGQAFYDLPVEADINGNLYVGGIDLFRSTNSGNTWTQVSKWSNNNNLNNLDVPLVHADQHAIVFRPGTNGAEAILGNDGGVYYTADIANAVGNPDAIQSRNKDYNTIQFYNGSIDQSTPNTNIAGGTQDNGTQFALNANPGANGFFDALGGDGGYTEFGEDGNYIITNYPGNSAFFISLPSFTNFTNISTFGGGNFINEAVLDKNLDILYTNATSNANGIAIERISNFLPGGPATDNDLLTSGQFNSIPSTLKVSPFSTSSTTLFVGLRSGRLLRGSLANITNPFFVNITGPGFVGSISDIEFGQSQQEIFVTMYNYGVQSIWSTSDGGATWTGIEGNLPDLPVRCILQNPLIPEELIIGTEFGVWATPDYTVANPVWIQAFNGMSDVTVTDLDLKSSDNTILASTFGRGFFTSQFTSQPLSVLESEYNANVVTLFPTISNGEVTIKSERDLGDANISIFNISGQKVFNTTSYLSASNTDLNLNLNSGIYFVNITVGNFSETKKIIIK
- a CDS encoding 1-deoxy-D-xylulose-5-phosphate synthase gives rise to the protein MTSSLLEHINFPKDLRQLNQDELPQLAKELREFIIDIVATKEGHLGASLGVVELTLALHYVFDTPNDQLIWDVGHQAYGHKILTGRKNIFHTNRQQGGLSGFPNREESEYDTFGVGHSSTSISAALGMAIASQLKGEDKQHIAVIGDASIASGMAFEGLNHAGVTTANLLVILNDNAIGIDPSVGALKQYLTNVKKGKEKQDNIFEALNFDYSGPIDGHDFKALILELERLKTVKGPKFLHVITTKGKGLKQAEDDQVTYHAPGKFDSVTGDVFPKKKIVEAPKFQDVFGHTIVELANLNKNIVGITPAMPTGSSLKFMMAQIPDRAFDVGIAEQHAVTLAAGMATQGLIVFCNIYSTFLQRAYDQVIHDVALQNLPVIFCLDRAGLVGEDGATHHGVFDIAYLRCIPNMIICAPRNEVELRNIMYTAQLGLKHPIAIRYPRGRGSIIDWRVPFSELKIGKGIQLKKGNLIAVLSFGVMASNVEEAISEVNYAEAISHYDMRFVKPLDKDLLDEIFKFYKTVISIEDGVVTGGFGSAILEFASAKNYNIPVKVLGVSDNFIEHASVKQQHQSLKIDAESLSILFNATIVHLMSQY